From Aedes albopictus strain Foshan chromosome 1, AalbF5, whole genome shotgun sequence, one genomic window encodes:
- the LOC109423185 gene encoding uncharacterized protein LOC109423185, with product MCKIAISLLVIVIASQAASLPTTEVPSQPSESEATPSLPTSTANKSETDPQDSKVSPAVVINAQSFDLAVFQALTNRTKRAAAKEASTTTTTTPKEGLFPYGFNWNRF from the exons ATGTGTAAGATT GCAATTTCATTACTGGTGATTGTTATCGCCAGTCAAGCGGCCAGTCTTCCCACAACCGAAGTACCATCTCAGCCTAGTGAATCGGAGGCTACACCATCCCTTCCAACGAGTACTGCCAACAAAAGTGAGACCGATCCTCAAGATTCGAAAGTATCACCGGCTGTTGTCATCAATGCACAATCGTTCGATTTAGCCGTGTTCCAGGCCTTGACGAATAGGACCAAGCGTGCTGCGGCTAAGGAAGCGTCAACAACGACGACCACTACTCCCAAGGAAGGTCTTTTCCCTTACGGGTTTAATTGGAATAGATTCTGA
- the LOC115254423 gene encoding uncharacterized protein LOC115254423 translates to MEDLLESVIKKLKFNNTLEAFNQYNNHLQFTIEMEKDGTLLHTIVIRHNDQSVTTKWTTATSTTAKHPNVNTATTIPAVPATSATGDIAFNFTANATATKHHKSTTEQHQTNSSQQDHQHQATEVLYRSLPNIPTLIRTISNILKKDYNQVEIATRNIKTTKSLLKPIKDPVPPNDQHNVVYSTPCNNCEGVYIGMTTNQLKKRMSGHNSDVNKIVNTPTNITPAKTALTQHMIEHNHTFNLDGTKIVDRTFRSTALPILEMCHIQNTYRNLGFYGTINFRTDVDGLNTAYAGILHTIKTTNSRREQLKNSTHNTHH, encoded by the exons ATGGAGGACCTGCTGGAATCAGTGATCAAGAAGTTGAAATTCAAC AACACACTGGAAGCGTTCAACCAATATAACAACCACCTGCAGTTCACCATCGAGATGGAAAAGGATGGCACCCTCCTACATACGATCGTGATTCGACACAACGATCAGTCCGTAACAACCAAGTG GACCACCGCCACCAGCACTACCGCAAAGCACCCCAACGTCAACACAGCTACTACCATCCCTGCCGTCCCCGCCACCTCCGCCACTGGAGATATCGCCTTCAATTTCACCGCCAATGCAACCGCAACCAAGCACCACAAATCCACCACAGAACAGCACCAAACGAACAGCTCACAACAAGATCATCAGCACCAAGCCACAGAAGTTCTCTACCGATCGTTGCCAAACATTCCGACCTTGATTCGCACCATCTCCAACATCCTGAAAAAAGATTACAACCAGGTAGAAATAGCCACCAGGAACATTAAAACAACCAAATCTCTGCTAAAACCGATCAAAGATCCAGTTCCCCCAAATGATCAACATAACGTTGTTTATAGTACTCCTTGCAACAACTGCGAAGGAGTCTATATAGGAATGACTACAAACCAACTCAAAAAACGAATGAGCGGACACAACtcagatgtaaacaaaattgtAAATACACCAACAAACATCACACCAGCAAAAACAGCTCTCACACAGCATATGATTGAACACAACCACACGTTTAACCTCGACGGTACAAAAATAGTAGATCGCACTTTCCGATCCACCGCTCTACCAATATTGGAAATGTGCCATATACAAAACACATACCGTAacctggggt tttacggtactattAATTTCCGCACCGACGTAGATGGACTCAATACTGCCTACGCTGGCATATTGCACACAATTAAAACAACCAACTCTCGCAGAGAACAACTTAAAAATAGTACACACAACACACACCATTAG